A window of Aequoribacter fuscus genomic DNA:
AGCGCAGCGTCGGTGTCAGCAACGTTGTTGTAGCTGAGCTCTTTGCCCTGAACCTGTTGGGTATTGGAGATGCTGGCGTCAGGTGCAGGCGATTCGGCATAAAATGCAGCGGCTTGATGGGGGTTCTCGCCGTAGCGCATTCCCTGAAGTTTAGTAAATTGCTTCGTGTAAGTGCGCGGGAACTTGGGCTCGCCACCCTCTACGAATTGACCGAAGTGGTTGGCAATAGCGGCGTCGTACTTAGCGGTGTGCTCAAAGGCTTTGATGGCTAAATCGAAGCGCGTCTCGTAAGTTGTAGCGCCGTTGTTTGATTTTAGTTCGTCTAAAATGCGACCGTAGTCGGAGGCATTTACGACAATGGTGACGTCTTTGTGGTTTTTAGCGGCAGAGCGAACCATTGTAGGACCGCCGATATCGATGTTTTCAATAGCATCTTCTTGAGTGCAGTCTGGTTTTGCGATGGTCGCTTCAAAGGGATAAAGGTTTACGACGACCATATCGATAGTCTCGATCGCATGCTCTGACATGACGTCGTCATCGGTACCGCGACGTCCCAAAATACCGCCATGTACTTTAGGGTGTAGCGTTTTAACGCGTCCATCCATCATTTCAGGAAAGCCTGTGTAGGCAGAGACTTCACGAACAGGAAGACCAGCCTCAGACAGCAGTTTGTACGTTCCACCTGTGGACAGTAGCGCGACATTCATAGCGCTTAGTGCTGTGGCGAACTCTACAATGCCGGTTTTATCCGACACGCTAATTAATGCTTGTTTTACGGGGGCAAGAGCGGCTGTAGTCATGTGTGTCCTGAACGTTTTAGTCGATGAGTTGGTGGAATTTGAGTTTTTTGCGCAAGGTGCCGCGGTTTAAGCCCAGCATCTCGGCTGCTTTGCACTGGTTATGATTGACCTGCTCCATCACGTAGGCCAACAAAGGGCCTTCTACCTCGTTAATGACCATGGTGTATAGGTCGCTGGGCAGTTGGCCATCCATTTGTTCGAAATAGGTGTCTAAGCTTGCTGTTACAGCGTTGCGTAGGCTCATAAGAGTGTCCTTTGCCTATTATTCATCGTTATTACGCCGCATCTTTTCTAAGAGTCGCTGTTAATTGCTGGATAAAGTCCAGTTGTTCTTGGGGGTGCTGAATTCGGTTAAAGCTTGATCGTACGCTTCGGTCGAGGTCCATAGATTCAAAGTACCAGCTGGCGTGTTTGCGAGCAAAGCGCACGCCCATAAAGTCGCCGTAAAATTCATGAATCGCAGCTACATGCTGGTAGGCGATGTGTAGTTTCGTTTCACGACTGGGCGCTTCTAGTACCTCGCCGGTACGCCACTTGTGCTTTATCTGACCAAGTAACCAAGGTTGACCCTGTGCGCCGCGGCCGACCATGATCCCGGCAGCACCCGTGTAGTTTAACACCTTAAGTGCCTGATCGGGGTGGGTAATATCACCATTTGCGATGACTGGGATATCGACGCGGCTTACTACCTCTGCGATCGTATCGTATTCGACGGCACCTTTAAACGCGCAGGCTTTGGTGCGCCCGTGAATTGTAAGTGCAGCAATGCCAGCGTCTTGCGCGATGAGGGCAATGGTTGTGGCGTTGCGCTCGTTTGGTGATGTGCCGGTGCGAATTTTGAGGGTCACGGGAATATCTACGGCAGACTTTACTGCGACTAAAATGTCTTGTACTAAGGCTTCGTTGGCGAGCAATGCCGACCCCGCCGCCTTTTTACACACTTTTTTTGCAGGGCAGCCCATATTGATATCGATGATATCGGCGCCAGCTTCCTGGTTGAGCCGAGCTGCTTCCGCCAGTTGTTCGGGGTCATGGCCGACAATCTGTACGATATGAGCTTGGTTGGAGTCAATGACGCTGCGCCATTGGGATTTTTGGGTTTGGCGCGTGTCTGGGTTGGCACTGATCATTTCGGCGACTGCGTAGGACGCGCCGTGCTCGAGGCAGAGTCGACGAAACGGCAAATCTGACACGCCAGCCATAGGTGCGGCGATGACGGGATAGTCAAATTGATGGCGACCGATCGTCAGCAAAGTCGTTACCACTCTTTATGGGGAATTGGTAAGGATACCGCATGTCGTACGGTACTAGAACGAACATTTAAAAAAACTCAATGCTTACGCTTGCGCCCGATTAAACAAACCCATTCGTCGGTTTGATCGGCAATATGCAGCTCGACCGCTGGCAGGTAATGTTCGCTTACAGCTGGAACTTGGGATTCAATCAATCCTGCGAGCACCAACAATCCGCCGGGCTTCAAAAATTCGACTAATTTTGGCGCCAACATCATCAAAGGTTCGGCCAAGATGTTGGCGACTAAAGTATCTGCGTAAGAGGGCGTTAAGTGTTGATTTTCTAGCTCTGGGCTAACCACGATAAAATCGTCAGTCGAAATGCTATTGCGTTGCGCATTATCGGTCGTTGCAACGAGCGCCTGTGGATCGTTGTCGACACCTATAAATCGTGAGGCTCCCATTTTTAGCATGGCAATGCCCAGAATGCCCGATCCACAACCGTAATCCACAGTCATTTGATTTTGAAGATTTTGTTTGGCTAGCTGTTTTAAACACATCGCTGTCGAGGGATGGGTGCCAGTGCCGAACGCTAAACCAGGATCGAGTAATAAATTTACCGCGCTTGGATCGGGTGGGGTGCACCAGCTCGGGCAGATCCATAAGTTGTCGGAAAATTGAATGGGCTGATAGTGTTGCTCCCACTCGCGCTCCCACACTCGGTCTTCCAAGATTTCGATATCAAACTGACATGACGACTCAAACACGTCTTGAAGATGTGAGCGCAACGATTCGCTAGGAGTATCAGCCGTAAATAACCCCAAAATGACGAGGTTGTCCCAAAGAGGTGTCTCCCCAACTCCGGGCTCGAGCACAGGCTGGTCGGCGCCATCTTGAAACGTAATGGATACCGCGCCAAGTTCGAGCAAGTGGTCCTCGATGGTTTCGTGCAATGTCTTGGGCGCACGCGCTCGAACTTGGATCCAGGCCATGTCAGTCTTCCAGGAGGCCTTCGAGATAGTGAATGCTTACACCGCCGGCTAAGAACGAGGTATCTCTAACAAGGTTGCGATGCAGAGCTGCGTTAGTCCGTATGCCTTCTACAACCAACTCATCCAGCGCGCGCTGCATGCGTTTCATAGCGGTAGCGCGATCGTGTCCGTGAGTAATGACTTTGGCAATGAGTGAATCGTAAAACGGGGGCACGGTGTAGCCGTCGTAAATGTGGGAGTCAACACGCACGCCGATACCGCCCGGCGCATGGAAGCGCTTGATCTTGCCTGGCGAGGGCAGGAACGTTTGAGGGTCTTCCGCGTTGATTCGACACTCCATGGCGTGTCCGGTAAAGGTGATATCGTCTTGCTCGAAGCCGAGGGCTTCACCTCCCGCGACGCGAATTTGCTCGCGTACGATGTCGACACCGGTAATCATTTCGGTGACAGGGTGCTCTACCTGCACTCGGGTGTTCATTTCGATAAAGTAAAACCCACCGTCTTCGTACAAGAACTCGAAAGTACCTGCGCCGCGGTAGCCGATGGTCTTACACGCATTGACGCAGCTCTCGCCTACGGCTTGACGCAGCTCATCGGGAATGCCGGGTGCAGGCGCTTCCTCGATCACTTTCTGGTGTCGACGTTGGAGTGAGCAATCGCGGTCGCCCAAGTGAACAACGCCGCCTTGCCCGTCAGCCAATACTTGAATTTCGACGTGTCGCGGACGCTGCAGATATTTCTCGATATAGACGACATCACTGCCAAAAGCCGCCGCGGCTTCTGACTGTGTGACCTGCACCGAGGACAGCAGTGCTGCCTCGTTGTGGACGACGCGCATTCCCCGGCCGCCGCCGCCAGCCGCGGCTTTAACAATCACCGGATAGCCAATGCGACGCGCAATTTCGAGGGTTCGATCGGCATCGGCAGTCAAGGGACCGTCCGAGCCGGGCACCGTGGGGACGCCGGCTTTCTTCATAGCCTCGATGGCCGATACTTTGTCGCCCATTAGGCGGATGGTATCGGCGGTGGGGCCAATAAAAATAAAGCCGCTGCGCTCGACTTGCTCCGCAAAGTCGGCGTTCTCAGCCAAAAAACCGTAGCCGGGGTGAATAGCGTCGGCATTGGTGACTTCGGCTGCGCTGATAATCGCCGGTATGTTTAGGTAGCTTTGCGCTGAGGCTGCGGGACCGATGCAGACAGCTTCGTCTGCTAAACGCACATGCATGAGGTCGCGGTCCGCAGTCGAGTGTACGGCCACCGTTTTGATGCCCAGTTCCTTACAGGCTCTAAGCACGCGCAAGGCGATCTCGCCGCGATTCGCGATCAGGACTTTTTCTATGGTTCGCATCGATCTGCTCCCGATCAAATAATCGTGATCAGAGGCTGGTCGAACTCAACAGCTTCGCCGTTTTCGACCAAGATAGCGCCAATTTTGCCGGATTTGTCTGCTTCAATTTGGTTCATCATCTTCATGGCTTCGACGATACAGATGACGTCGCCGGCGTTAACGTTTTGGCCGACCTTGATGAAAGGTGCGGATGTTGGTGAGGGCGCAGCATAGTACGTGCCGACCATCGGTGATTTAACGGCATGACCCTCTACCGCAGCTTCTTTGGGTGCTTCTGCCACTGGCGCCGCAGGTGCAGCGGCCGCCGGAGCGGGAGGTGCGTAGGTCGGTACAGAGGCAACCGAAACATTGCCTGCGGGTGCGCTGCGGCGAATACGGACAGAATCATCGCCTTCATGAATCTCGATTTCGTCGATATTTGACTCTTCGAGAAGCTCAACCAATTTTTTGACCTTGCGGATATCCATAGTAGTTCAACCTTATAAAGTGAAAGCGCTTGGCGCGTTAATGTTGTTTTGTGTGCTCGATCGCCGCTGTTAGCGCCAGTTCGTAACTTTTAACTCCAAAGCCACAAATAACGCCGATGGCGACATCCGATAAATACGAGTGTTTTCTGAAGGGTTCTCGAGCGTGTACGTTCGATAAATGCGTTTCAATAAATGGAATGGCGACACCGGTAAGTGCATCGCGTAAGGCTACGCTCGTATGGGTCAACGCACCGGGATTAATCACAATCACATCGACATTAGCCGCGCGTGCAGAATGAATTTTGTCGATGAGTTCGTGCTCAGCGTTGCTTTGATAGCAGCTAATTTGTGCACCTTCTTGCAGGGCAATGAGTTGAAGTTGCCCATTGATGTCGTCTAGCGTGCTGTGGCCATAGACTTCGGGCTCGCGTTGGCCAAGTAAGTTGAGATTGGGGCCATGTATTACCCAAATTGTCGCCATATGAGAGCCGCCCCCGCTGCCTGCTTATAATGGCGCAAGTGTGACAAATTACCGTTTAGAAGTCCATGGGTTCCGAGCCGTTTCGCCGCAAATCACGCTTTTTAGCGTGATTTACCTTAATTGACTGGCAGTATTTACTGCGCGCCAATCGAATTCAGTACAATTTCTTTGGTGAGAATTTGGGGCAAGATTACCGGCGGCTGGCTATTTCCTGGATAGACGAGGTAAAACGGTATGCCGCTGCGCTGAAACTCTGCCAAAAATTCTGCAACCGCGGGGTCGTAATTCGTCCAGTCGATAATGTGGTAGATGACATTGCGTTCGGCAAAGGCTTGCTGAATTTCCGCAGTTTCAAGCACGGCCTTCTCGTTGGCAATGCACGTAATGCACCAGTCGGCGGTGACGTCTACAAAGACCGTCTGCGGCCCGGCTGTCAGCGTGTTGAACTCGCTGCGCGAAAACGCGCCACTTGATGATTGGGTTTCGGTTTGGACGGGCGGGTTGAAGGTTAGTAGGATGGCAAGTGCGAAGGTCAGTGCAGACAAGCGTTTTGCCCAACCTGTTTTGCTCCAGAGCCATAGCGACAAGGCTATTAACAAGCAGGCAACCAGTAAGGTGGCGAAGACATCCACGCCTGCTTGGCGCCCTGCAACCCAAAGTAACCAGATTACCGTCATGTAGAGTGGGAATGCTAAAAATTGCCGGAACGTGACCATCCAAGCGCCTGGTTTCGGCATCCAACGTCTAAGCGTGGTGCTGTAGCTTAGAGCTATCATGGGTAATGCCATGCCTAGCCCGAGTGCGGCGAAAACTAGCAGCGCTGTTGCGGTATTTTGGGTTAGCGCAAAACCTAAAGCCGTGCCCATAAATGGCGCTGTGCAGGGGCTTGCTACCACGACCGCAAGTACGCCCGTAAAAAAGCTGCTCTTGTGGTTGGTTCCTTGGGTGAGCGAGCTGCCTAAGCCCATGAACGACGTTCCGAGCTCGGCAAGGCCCGATAAAGCGAGCGCCATTGCGAAGAACAGAAGCGCCAGCAGCCCGACGAATTCAGTGCTTTGTAGCTGGAATCCCCAGCCAACTGCTTGACCGGCTGCTTTTAACGTCAGTATAAGACCGGCAAATGCCACAAAACTTAAAACAACGCCTGCGGTGTAATACCAGCTGTGAACATGGTTTTCCTTCGGATCAGCGCTGACAAAACCTAAAACTTTTAACGAAAGAATAGGGAAAACACAGGGCATTAAGTTGAGGATGGCCCCACCGAGCAAGGCGAACAGCATTATTGTCCATACGCTTTGCGAGCTGACTTCCGGTCGCGGCTGCAGGGATTGCTGAGCTTGCCGATATTGCTCTGCGCTTAGGGGTAAAACTTGTCCGGCCCCAGGCTGTAGCTCGAAGTAGTCCGTGCGTGGAGGATAGCACAGGCCCGCATCGGCGCAGCCTTGCGAAGTAATGGCAAGCACCGTGCCGTCGGGTATGGGAGTGGCGGTGCTTAGGTCAATGTCAGCAAACTCGTAATAGACTTTTACGTCGCCGAAATACTCATCCGTTTTATCGATAGCTGCTGAATAGCGAGCGCTTACCCCCGGTGCCCTGGATTCGGGCTTAAGAGCAAATGCAAACTGATGCTGATACAGATAGTATTCGGGAGCGATTTGCCACAGTACCTTTAGCGTTTGTGCATCGATCAGGTCGACTTGAACCTTGTAAGCGTCTTCAACAGGTAAGAACTCATCTTGATTGCTTGCTGTTAGAAAGTTGCCTTGCGCCAGACTTTGCAGTGGCAGGGCGAGCAGTAATAGCACGGCAAACAACTTGCGAATTCCCTGATCCATTTGCAACCTCAAGCGGTAAAAAGAGCGTAAATACTAGCAGGTTGCTGGTGTAATCCCAAAGTTTCGCCAATCATTCGTGCTATAGTGGCGTCAGATAAAGGAGTGTTGCTATGAAGTTTGTTTTGCAGGCCCTCATGCTCGGTTTAAGCGCGGTGTGTGTTAGTGATGTGGCGGCGAGTCAGGCGCAACACGAGCAGCAGCAGGCCTCGCATGGTAGTCATGCTAATGAGCTACACATTATGAATGGTTGGGTTCGTGCGCTGCCGCCCACGCGAAAGGTGACTGCGGCGTATCTGACATTGCATAACGCTAGCGATACCACAATGACAATTGACGGGTTTAGTTCACCCATTGCAGCTGCTGCAGAGCTGCATGATTCGGTCCTTCAAGATGGACAGATGCGCATGATCAAGCAGGAGGCTTTGGTGTTGGCGCCCGATGAGCACAAGACATTACAACCTGCTGGTTTGCATGTGATGTTGCTGGGGCTTGAGGCTATGCCGAAAGAGGGCGATCAAGTCGAAGTGTGCGTTAAATCAGGCGAGTTGAAGTCTTGCAAGGCAGTGCCTGTGTTAAAAATGGCTCCTATGGATGCGATGCCGCATCACCAACATCATTAAACGGAGCAAATCATGGCGCTGCAGCAACTGAAAAACCGAATTAAGACGTGGTTGCCCACCGGCGCTGTGGGCCTGGCTGGCCCCTTGGGAGGTTTGCTCGCGGTTTATATTTTACTGGTGGCGGGGCTTGGAATTTATTGGTCGCGCGCGCCTGCACCTTTCGACGTTCAAGCCATTATCGCGGAGTCTTCATCCCGTCCGGCGACGGGTGTTGCCACAACATTAACTGCCATTCAGCTGGGCGAAAGTCTGTTATCGAAGCCGGGGGGCTTTTTGCGCAATGACATCGCGCCACCTGGAGTTTTGTTGGATAACATCCCCAACTGGGAATACGGCGTTTTAATTCAGCTGCGTGATTTGACTCGGGCGATGCGAGAGGTGATGTCTCGATCGCAATCACAATCACGCGAAGACCCCGATTTGGCTTTGGCGGAGCCTCGCTTTAACTTTCAGGCTAATTCTTGGATGTTGCCAAGTTCCGAATCCCAGTACGAGGAAGGCTTGGCGTATTTGCGTGCGTACTTGGCGCGTTTGCAAGACCCTGAGGCAAAAGAGGCGCAGTTTTACGCCAGAGCCGACAATCTTCGACATTGGCTGGCAGCGGTAGATATTCGGCTGGGCAGCCTGTCGCAGCGCTTGAGCGCCAGTGTGGGGCAGCGGCGTGTGAATACCGATTTGGCTGGCGATGGCGCCGCAACTCAGTCCACGCCGGTACCGGCCGAGCTAGAAGTTAAAACACCGTGGGCTGAAATTGACGATGTGTTTTATGAGGCGCGGGGTACCGCCTGGGCCTTGTTGCACATTCTGCGTGCTATCGAGGTGGACTTTGCGGATGTGTTGGCCAAAAAGAACGCTACTGTGAGTGTCCGACAAATTATCAGAGAACTCGAGGCCACGCAGGAAAACGTATGGAGCCCCATGATATTGAACGGCAGTGGCTTTGGTCTGTGGGCTAATCACTCATTGGTCATGGCGAGCTACTTAACCCGAGCCAATGCTGCCATTGTCGATCTCAGAGATTTGCTAGCCCAGGGTTAGGTAAGCTGGCGACGATAGCGCAGGCGCGTGCCTGTATCCAGAGACAGACGTATCTCTTCGGGGCTTAATTCGTCTGGGAAGTAGGTGCCCGAGAGTTTGGCGTCTAGGATGCTTGCTCCCTCTAAATTCGTGTTGCGAAAGTCGATACCGGACAGATCGGCGTTGCGGAAGTAGGCGTCGCTGAAATCTAAGCCGTCGGCATTCATGTTGCGCAAATCTCGACCACGGTAATCGCCGCTTTTAAGTTCGCTGGTGCTAAGAGTATCTCGCGCTTCATTAAACGCTTTAACGTCTTCTTGGCGCAGCATTTGATAAAGAGGATCGGGTTTAATTTCTGGTTTGCTCACCGTTTGGCCTCGCGAGTTAGTTACCAAAGAAAGATTGGCGTAAGTGCTGACAGGTGTCAGCACTCAATCTAGGACCATATTGACTCACGATGGTTCCCGCCGCAAGGCTGCCAAAGCGTCCCGAGGTGGCAAAATCCTCACCGCGTGTGAGTGCATATAAAAACGCGCCTGCAAACATATCACCTGCCCCGTTGCTGTCGATGGCGTGTACTTGGTGTGCGGGTATCTCAATGAGTTCGCTACCATCGTAGGCAAGCGCTCCCTCTGCGCCGCGGGTAATAACAAACTGCCCCGCTTTGTGTTTTAACATCTCGATCGCGACGTCTAGGGATTCAGTTTTGGCATAGGTCAGGGCTTCTTGAGTATTGCAGAAGATTAAATCAACGCCATCGCCGACCAAGGCATCGATTTGCGATCGAAAAAATTCGACCATGCCGGGATCCGAAAAGCTGACCGCGATTTTTACCTCGTTCTGTTTGGCGATATCGCGGGCGCGCAGACAGGCTTTCATGCCGGTTGGTGAGGGCGCTTGATAGGCTTCTAGATAAAGCCACTCGCTCGCACACAAAGCTTTGGTATTGAGTTGGTCGAGCGACAAGGCCGCACTGATGCCCAAAAAGGTATTCATGCTGCGTTCCGCATCGGGGGTAATCATGACCAAACATTTACCCGTAGTGCCAATACCTCGCGCAACGGATTCGTCAAAGGCTACACCTGCTGCTGCCAAATCGCCGAGATAGATGTCACCGTACTCATCGTGCGCCACTTTGCAGGCAAAGTACGTTGGGCTACCCAGTAGGGCCGCCGCAATCACCGAGTTGGCAGCACTACCACCACTGGCGTGTTCGGCGGTGGTTAGGTGATCTTGTAGGTGGGCAATTAGCTCATCTTGACGGGCTTCGTCGACTAAGGTCATTAAGCCCTTTTCGACCTGCATGGTGTTAAGGTCTTGATCGGTGACTTTAATTTCAGTGTCGACAAGTGCCGCACCGATCCCGAAGATGGTGTATTGCTTCATGTTGGGTCGCTTCGCGTTTGGTTTCGTGTATTATCTCAGCATCCACTCTAATTAAAAGTGTAATCTTTCCGCATAATCGGCTTATTTCATGTTGCGCAGGCTTTCTATTGTATTGTTGAAGTTATTTCTGGCGGGTCTCGCTTTGGGTTTGCTATGGGTTGCCTATCTCGATGCGACCATCAGCAATACCTTTGATCAAAAGCGCTACGCGCTACCGGCGACGGTATATGGGCGTTCACTTGAGCTCTTCGAGGGTGCGCCCATAGAACCTGCGGCATTAGTTCGCGAATTAGACTGGGTGGGTTATCGCTCAGTGGCATCTTTATATCGGCCAGGGCAGTACAGCCGCAATGGCAATCTCATTGAGGTTTATACGCGAGATTTTAAGTTCCCTGATCAATTTGCCAAGGGTGCTAGAGTGGCGATTACGCTGAGTCAAGGTCGAGTCACAACGCTAACGCGGGAAGGCAGGGCAATCGATTTACTCCGACTTGAGCCAATGGTGATCGGTGGTGTCTACCCTAAACACGGTGAAGACCGATTGCTGGTGCAATTAGCCGATGTGCCTGCGAGTTTGACGCAGGGCTTGTTGGCTATTGAAGATCAGCGTTTCATGGAACACTACGGTTTTTCTGTCACGGGTATCGCTCGCGCGTTCATTAGCAATGTACGTTCTGGTCGCGTCGTGGCCGGTGGTTCTACTATCACTCAGCAGCTTGTGAAGAACTACTATCTGACGCCGGAGCGCACCATTACTCGGAAGATTCGCGAGTTGATTATGTCGGTGCTGCTGGAATGGCATGCCGAAAAAGAAGAAATCTTAGAAAGTTATCTAAACGAAATTTATCTAGGGCAAGACGGTCCTCGCGCTATACACGGGTTCGCTTTGGGGGCCTTACATTATTTTGATACGCCGCTGACGCAGTTGGGTTTGCATCAGCAGGCGCTGTTGGTTGGCATGGTAAAAGGCCCCTCATTATATAACCCTAACCGCAACCCTGAGCGCGCCAAAGAGCGCCGAAATTTGGTGCTGGATGTGTGGACGCAAGAAGGTATTATCACGCCGGAGCAGGGTGCGGTAGCCAAGCTAATGCCTTTGGATTTGCAGGGGCAAGATTCGTTGAAGCAGCGTTTTCCGGCATACTTAGATCTCGTGCGTCGACAGTTACGCCTAGAGTACAAGGATGAGGATCTCACAACCTTGGGCTTGCGCATTTTTACAGCCTTTGACCCTTCGATGCAGCTGACCCTGCAAAGAATCACTGAAAATACGCTAGCGTCTATTGATGATACTAAGCTACTGCAGTCGGCATCGGTGGTGACGCGAGTGGACAGTGGTGAGGTGATCGCCCTAACGGGTGGCCGCCAGGTCAGTCAGGCGGGCTTTAATCGTGCTCTTGATGCCAGGCGACCTGCCGGTTCTTTGTTCAAACCCGCGGTCTATTTGGCAGCGCTGGAGGATGACGCTAAGTACAGCTTAGTCACTGAAATTCCAGATTTGCCTTTAGCCGTTGAATTGCCGAGTGGTGACGTGTGGTCGCCCGAGAACTATGACAAAACGCACCGTGGTTCTGTGTCGCTTTACGCAGCCTTGATTGATTCTTTGAATTTGCCAGCGGCGCGATTAGGACTCGATCTAGGACCGGCGCGGGTTAAGCAAATGCTACAGCGCTTGGGCATGACAGCACCTATTCCCGAGGTTGCCTCGCTACCTTTGGGGGTGGGAGAGTACGCCGCTATAGATCTGGCCGCGGTGTATCAAACCATCGCCGCTGGAGGATTTAGAACCCCCTTGAGAACCATACGCGATATCGTTGATGCCAATGGAGACCCTTTGCGCCGGTATCCGCTTGCGTACGAACGCACCGTTGACCGAGCGACCATGCACCTGTTGCACTATGCGTTGCTGGGTGTCATGGAAGAGGGCACCGGTGCATCTTTGGCGCCGTTATTGCCTGCTGATTTGGTAACGGCGGCAAAAAGTGGCACCAGTGACGATGGACGCGACTCGTGGTTTGCAGGTTTTAGCGGGGACTTGTTGACCGTAACTTGGGTGGGTTTTGACGACAATCGTGCCAGCTCTTTAACCGGCACACGCGGCGCGGGGCAGATCTGGGCCCGGTTTATGGCGCAAGAAGCACGCAGGTCGGTCGCGTATCGTATCCCGGAAAAAGTGGAATATAAGTGGATTGACGTGACGAATGGGCGTAGAACAGGGCGTGGTTGTCCCAATGCGCAGCGCATTCCCTTTATAGAAGGCAGTGCGCCACGAACGAGTACCGATTGTCGTAAAACGGATAACCCCGTCCGCGATTGGTTACAAAAAGTATTTGGAGTATGAGTATGGTCTGTGTACAGCGAGCTGGGATCCTGGTTCTGTTTACTCTGCTAGCGGCGTGTGAAACGCCAGCGCCCAAGCAAGGCGATACTCGCACGCCGTCTCTGCCTCAAGCTGTGGAGGTACAGCGGCCGCTGTCGCCGGCTTATCTGCGCCTACTCGATGAAGGTCAGCAACAGTTGAACGCCGGGCAAATTGCTGATGCGATTGCCACCTTTGAGCGGGCGCAGCGTATTCACGCTGATAATGCCCGTGTGTATGTCGCTCTGTCGCAAGCTTATAGCAAGGCGGGTGATCGGCGCGCTTCAGTGGCGATGGCTGAGCGCGGTCTGCTGTATTGCAAAGATCTTGATCGTTGCCGTGTGCTACGGAAGCTCGCCGGGGGCTAAATCTCGGCATACCAGTTGGTAACCCGAATCATGGGGTATGAATTCTAAGCATTGGTTAATGCATCTCGGATACTCGCCAACACTGTGGCTGACAAAAATCAGTTGGGTATGTCCCGCGTTAGCGACATGATCAATCGCGTCGAGTAGTTGCTCGGTATGAACCGCGTCTAAACC
This region includes:
- a CDS encoding pentapeptide repeat-containing protein, which produces MSKPEIKPDPLYQMLRQEDVKAFNEARDTLSTSELKSGDYRGRDLRNMNADGLDFSDAYFRNADLSGIDFRNTNLEGASILDAKLSGTYFPDELSPEEIRLSLDTGTRLRYRRQLT
- a CDS encoding adenosine kinase; this encodes MKQYTIFGIGAALVDTEIKVTDQDLNTMQVEKGLMTLVDEARQDELIAHLQDHLTTAEHASGGSAANSVIAAALLGSPTYFACKVAHDEYGDIYLGDLAAAGVAFDESVARGIGTTGKCLVMITPDAERSMNTFLGISAALSLDQLNTKALCASEWLYLEAYQAPSPTGMKACLRARDIAKQNEVKIAVSFSDPGMVEFFRSQIDALVGDGVDLIFCNTQEALTYAKTESLDVAIEMLKHKAGQFVITRGAEGALAYDGSELIEIPAHQVHAIDSNGAGDMFAGAFLYALTRGEDFATSGRFGSLAAGTIVSQYGPRLSADTCQHLRQSFFGN
- a CDS encoding DUF2333 family protein → MALQQLKNRIKTWLPTGAVGLAGPLGGLLAVYILLVAGLGIYWSRAPAPFDVQAIIAESSSRPATGVATTLTAIQLGESLLSKPGGFLRNDIAPPGVLLDNIPNWEYGVLIQLRDLTRAMREVMSRSQSQSREDPDLALAEPRFNFQANSWMLPSSESQYEEGLAYLRAYLARLQDPEAKEAQFYARADNLRHWLAAVDIRLGSLSQRLSASVGQRRVNTDLAGDGAATQSTPVPAELEVKTPWAEIDDVFYEARGTAWALLHILRAIEVDFADVLAKKNATVSVRQIIRELEATQENVWSPMILNGSGFGLWANHSLVMASYLTRANAAIVDLRDLLAQG
- the mrcB gene encoding penicillin-binding protein 1B; the protein is MLKLFLAGLALGLLWVAYLDATISNTFDQKRYALPATVYGRSLELFEGAPIEPAALVRELDWVGYRSVASLYRPGQYSRNGNLIEVYTRDFKFPDQFAKGARVAITLSQGRVTTLTREGRAIDLLRLEPMVIGGVYPKHGEDRLLVQLADVPASLTQGLLAIEDQRFMEHYGFSVTGIARAFISNVRSGRVVAGGSTITQQLVKNYYLTPERTITRKIRELIMSVLLEWHAEKEEILESYLNEIYLGQDGPRAIHGFALGALHYFDTPLTQLGLHQQALLVGMVKGPSLYNPNRNPERAKERRNLVLDVWTQEGIITPEQGAVAKLMPLDLQGQDSLKQRFPAYLDLVRRQLRLEYKDEDLTTLGLRIFTAFDPSMQLTLQRITENTLASIDDTKLLQSASVVTRVDSGEVIALTGGRQVSQAGFNRALDARRPAGSLFKPAVYLAALEDDAKYSLVTEIPDLPLAVELPSGDVWSPENYDKTHRGSVSLYAALIDSLNLPAARLGLDLGPARVKQMLQRLGMTAPIPEVASLPLGVGEYAAIDLAAVYQTIAAGGFRTPLRTIRDIVDANGDPLRRYPLAYERTVDRATMHLLHYALLGVMEEGTGASLAPLLPADLVTAAKSGTSDDGRDSWFAGFSGDLLTVTWVGFDDNRASSLTGTRGAGQIWARFMAQEARRSVAYRIPEKVEYKWIDVTNGRRTGRGCPNAQRIPFIEGSAPRTSTDCRKTDNPVRDWLQKVFGV
- a CDS encoding protein-disulfide reductase DsbD family protein, which codes for MDQGIRKLFAVLLLLALPLQSLAQGNFLTASNQDEFLPVEDAYKVQVDLIDAQTLKVLWQIAPEYYLYQHQFAFALKPESRAPGVSARYSAAIDKTDEYFGDVKVYYEFADIDLSTATPIPDGTVLAITSQGCADAGLCYPPRTDYFELQPGAGQVLPLSAEQYRQAQQSLQPRPEVSSQSVWTIMLFALLGGAILNLMPCVFPILSLKVLGFVSADPKENHVHSWYYTAGVVLSFVAFAGLILTLKAAGQAVGWGFQLQSTEFVGLLALLFFAMALALSGLAELGTSFMGLGSSLTQGTNHKSSFFTGVLAVVVASPCTAPFMGTALGFALTQNTATALLVFAALGLGMALPMIALSYSTTLRRWMPKPGAWMVTFRQFLAFPLYMTVIWLLWVAGRQAGVDVFATLLVACLLIALSLWLWSKTGWAKRLSALTFALAILLTFNPPVQTETQSSSGAFSRSEFNTLTAGPQTVFVDVTADWCITCIANEKAVLETAEIQQAFAERNVIYHIIDWTNYDPAVAEFLAEFQRSGIPFYLVYPGNSQPPVILPQILTKEIVLNSIGAQ
- a CDS encoding copper chaperone PCu(A)C yields the protein MKFVLQALMLGLSAVCVSDVAASQAQHEQQQASHGSHANELHIMNGWVRALPPTRKVTAAYLTLHNASDTTMTIDGFSSPIAAAAELHDSVLQDGQMRMIKQEALVLAPDEHKTLQPAGLHVMLLGLEAMPKEGDQVEVCVKSGELKSCKAVPVLKMAPMDAMPHHQHH